Proteins encoded within one genomic window of Haematobia irritans isolate KBUSLIRL chromosome 5, ASM5000362v1, whole genome shotgun sequence:
- the LOC142239980 gene encoding uncharacterized protein LOC142239980 — MLRLQDAKRLLTLKIDNVTCPITSPELLKMTECTISELAISRYSFNVFFELQRELKRDGEMRVLLLVKGLKTVRVIKFIDFTMKICDIMASIQRMPLIQKILDEIRRSSNFPLACPLHGNYLYNLTNMIITDAVVPSYAPSNQFNVTLQFFESRKMVAIYQVLGSIKANMKRN; from the exons ATGCTTCGACTACAG GATGCGAAACGCTTGCTTACCTTAAAAATTGACAACGTCACCTGTCCCATAACCTCACCGGAGCTTTTAAAGATGACAGAGTGTACAATATCAGAATTGGCCATAAGTCGCTATAGTTTTAATGTATTCTTTGAACTGCAACGTGAATTAAAACGAGATGGTGAAATGAGGGTATTGCTTCTAGTAAAGGGACTGAAAACTGTTCGAGTTATAAAATTTATcgattttacaatgaaaatatgtGACATTATGGCGAGTATCCAAAGAATgccattgattcaaaaaattttggatgaAATAAGACGAAGCAGTAATTTTCCGTTAGCATGTCCTTTACATGGG aattacttATACAATCTTACCAATATGATTATCACCGATGCAGTTGTTCCATCCTATGCTCCAAGCAATCAGTTTAATGTaacattgcaattttttgaaagtCGCAAAATGGTAGCTATTTATCAAGTATTGGGATCTATTAAAGCCAACATGAAAAGAAactaa